TCTAATTATACATACCTTTGATATTTGcttataatagtttgtgttattatgAAAACATTAAATGTAATGAAAAAttatgaaaagaaaaaatatataaatctagttaaaCAAATAATGGGTAAATGAGCATATGTTTatataattcatatgtaaataTATAACCATGAGGATGTAGAGGTAACATATATGTTTATATGTTTAGATTTATTAATGAAACAAGTTCCGGTCCGGACCGCGCGTTGCGGCTACGTTTTTTAGGTTATATCTATTTTAAACATAAGTGGTTAGGAAACTCGTTATTTATGGTTAGATAGGTTTTTTAGGTTATATCTATTTTAAACATAAGTGGTTAGGAAACTCGTTATTTATGGTTAGATAGGTACGTAGAGACGCTGGTGGTTACATAAACAAAATAGTTGGTAGTTGTTGGTGCGTTGTTCTTTTTCCCTTGTTTTTTCTAGCTTTCCTTGTCTTCATTTTCAGGGAATAGTGTCCTCTTTTGCTATATTGTTGCTCTGTGCTTCTTCCTTGTTCGGTGTGGCCGGTATCGGTGTTGCGTAGTGACAATGTTTCCGATAGTTGCTTCTTATGTGAATGGGCGATTTTGCAGTGGCGTTGTTTTATGTCCAGGGTTAGACTTTGGAACCAGTATGTATTACTATTAATAGGAGAAAAATGTCAGTCAAATAACATTAGGCTTTAAACTCACATTATAGCTATTTAACATAAGTGACTATTAAAATAAAAAGAGTGAAAAAGGGCGATTTTGGGCGATTGTCTAAATTTGTTCCATCTCTGCTTATGATTAATCGATATTGAAGATCTGATAACAACAGGAATCAAGGTGGGGACTGGTGATGGGGAAATCATCTGCAGGAAAGAAGAAAACAGTACCTCCTACTATTCCTAGAGTTTTAAGGAATAGGAAAATTGGGTTGGAGTCCCAAATTAACATGACGGCTGAGGATTTGATTAAGCGACCATTGGCAGATGATCATGAGCATAGTCATAAGGGTTTACACTATAGCATGAAGAATGATCTACATGATCTGGATGAGAACGTTAGTAGCCACACAGAGGATGAATCTTCATTCGAAGTTGAGATGGAACCTAGGGTTCCAGAAAACAAGATTGGAAAAGAGGATGTGCTGGTGAAGCCTATAGATGATGAGGATGTGGTTAACGATGGTCCAATTGCAACAGATCCCCTACAAAAACCATACTTACATGCTGCTGCCGCTGGAATAAAAGTAAATCGCAAAGCTAATTTTAGATTTATTCCACAGACTGAAGTTCTTGAAGATGGTATCAATGTAATGATTCCATTAGCATCAGTTAAGGAAGCTGAGAAGCGGTACAGTAACACTCTATATGGTTATTTTCTTGGTAAGCGCCTAGCTTTTCCAATCGTAAATAGCTATGTTTTGAATGTTTGGAAAAAATATGGATTGGAAAAGGTGATGATGAACTCCAAGGGGTTCTATTTCTTTAAGTTCGATTCGAATGCGGGGATGTTAAAAGTGCTAGAAAATGGTCCTTGGATGATACGTGGTATCCCTATTATCTTAAACAAATGGTCTACTGAGATTTTTCTAACAAAAGAGGACATTACTAGAGTACCGGTATGGGTGAAATTATATGATGTACCTCTTGCTGGTTTGATGGAGGAAGGATTAAGCAGGATTGCTTCAAAAGTTGGGAGGCCTATGATGCTAGATTCGTATACTAGCACGATGTGTATGGAATCGTGGGGGCGCCCAAATTATGCTCGGGCCATGATAGAACTTTCTGCAGATAAGGATATGAGAGAGTCCTTAACGATAGCTACTCCTTGTGCTGATGGTTCGAAAGTGGTTACTGATATGGTCACCATCGAGTATGAATGGTCACCGCCGAGATGTGGGGGATGCAAGGTTTTTGGTCATAAAGACATTCAATGTCCCAAGAATATTCCTGTGATTGATATTCAGAAAGCTGTTCAAGAAGATGGTTTCCAAAGGGTAACTAAAAAAGCTACTAAAAATGGTGCTAGTAAGGAGCCACGAACTGTTTTTGTAATGGGAAAACAGAAGCCGATAATGATTTATCGACGAGTCCAAAAAACCAATATGCAAACTAACAATGATCAAACTGGTAATAGTAAGAGTACTGATATTGGTGAGGTGGAGGTCAATAATCAGTATGATATATTGGGTGGTTTGCAAGATGAAAAAATTGAAACAACTAGACTGTATACACATGATGAAAGCGAGTTGAACAAGACAAATCAAGATAATGTGCAAGATGTGGTTGGGAAAAACAATTCTGAGGGGGCAAGCACTCCCGGTCAAAAGGGTTTAAATGATTAATATCGCTTCATGGAACATACGGGGTTTGAACCGGACCCCTAAACAGAATGAGGTTCAAAAAGTTGTCATTGGTAATCAACTAAGTATTTGTGCAATTTTAGAGTCTCATGTACCTATTAATCGTTTGAATAGTATTTGCAACGCTGTCTTTCCAAGGTGGAATTGGGCTTCAAATAACAATGTTTGTAACAAAGGTACTCGTATCATATTGGGTTGGGACCCGTCAATCGTCCAGCTTATGGTGATTAATGTGACAGAGCAAGTAATCCATTATTTAGTGAAGTCTTTGGCTGATACTAAGCAATTTTTTGTATCTTTTGTGTATGCGGCCAATCATTATGCAAACAGGAGAGAGCTGTGGCGGGATCTTATGATACATAAAAACTTCGTTCGTCAACAGCCTTGGGTTATGTTAGGGGACTTTAATGCATCTCTTAGTCTATAGGACACCACTGCTGGCTCATCAAAAATTACAATTGTTATGCGTGAATTCAATGAATGCGTCGAGGAACTTCATATGGAGGATGTTAACTATTTTGGTTTGCATTATACGTGGAATCAACGGCCACGAGAAGGTACGGGGGTTATGAAGAAAATTGATCGGGTTATGGCTAATGAGGAATTCTTTAATCAATACAACGATGCATTTGTTATATTTCAACCCTATAGGATTTCAGATCACGCCCCGACCGTTCTCAAGTTTGATCAGCGCAGAGTCCATAATCCGAAACCGTTCAAGATAAGCAACTATGTTTTAGATAATGACCAGTTTAAAAATATTGTATCAGAAGGATGGAGTAAGGAGGTGATGGGTCACATGATGTTCCGGGTGGTTAAAAGACTGCGAGGGCTGAAATCTCCTATTAGAAAACTAATGTGGAGTAAAGGTAATATTCATACGAGAGTGATTGAGCTGCGTAATCAACTTGATGAAGTTCAAATTCAGCTTGATCGTTTCCCTCAAAATCTGGACATCCGAAATCAGGAAAGGGATATGCTTATGAAGTTTAATGAAGCTTGTTTGGAAGAAGAGAGTTTTCTGAAACAAAAGGCCAAAGTGGAATGGTTACGGGCTGGGGATAGTAACACGAGTTACTTCCATAGAATGGTTAAAGGTCACACGAACAGAAATCATATTCAttcggttttaaataataataatatgttggtGGAAGGAGATAAAGTTCCTGACATATTTGTGAATCACTATAAAGAGTTCTTGGGATCAAGTTGTAATTGTTATCATATAAAGAATCCTGAGGACCTTTTTCACGCTAAGATCAACCAGGTTAAAGCTCGCAACATGATAAGGCCCGTGACCAATTTGGAGGTGAAAGACGCCATATTCGGTATTGGTAATGATAAGTCGCCAGGGCCAGATGGTTATTCGGCGGTCTTCTTTAAGCATGCCTGGGGAATTATCGGGGATGATGTGTGTACGGCGGTAAAATACTTCTTCAATAATTGTCAATTATTAAAGGAACTTAATCACACCATTGTTGCTTTAATTCCAAAGGTTGCTCAGCCGAGTAATGTAAGTGACTATCGTCCCATTTCTTGCTGTAACGTTCTATACAAATGCATTAGTAAGGTCATTACTAATCGCATTACTGATAGTTTATGGGATATTGTCAATATTAACCAATCGGCTTTTATTCCGGGTCATCGTATTTCAGATAACATTCTTTTGACCCATGAGCTTATGCTCAATTATCATGTTAATAGGGGCAAGCCCAGATGCGCTTTAAAATTGATATTCAAAAGGCTTATGATACTGTGAATTGGCGGTTCCTTAAAGATATTTTACATCATTTTGGGTTTCATAAAGTGATGATAAAATGGATTATGGCTTGTGTCACGACGATGTCTTTTTCTATTAGTATCAATGGTAATCTTCATGGTTATTTTAGAGGGAAAAGGGGTCTTCGACAGGGCGATCCGTTATCTCCTTACTTGTTTACTCTTGTTATGGAAGTGCTAACTTTGATGTTGACTAGAAACATTTCCAACTCTGCAACCTTTCGATTTCACCCTAAGTGTGATCAACAAAAGATTGTGAACCTCTGCTTTGCAGATGATTTGTTTCTATTTTCTTATGCTAGCACAGGTTCGGTCAAGATTTTAGCAGATTCATTAGAGGAGTTCAAAAACTGCTCTGGATTAGTTCCTAGCATAGCCAAAAGTTCTGGTTTTTTTGCTCATGTTTCGGATCAGTTAAAAGGACATCTTATGGCGATCATGGATTTTGAGGAGGGTAAACTTCCTATCCGCTATCTTGGTGTTCCTTTGGTGTCCTCAAGGTTGCAATATCGTGACTGTAAAATATTGGTTGAGAAGGTCCAAAGACGTATTTCAGATTGGAAGAACAAGACCCTTTCTTTCGCAGGTAGGATGCAATTAATTAATTCGGTTTTAGCTTTGATGCACATTTACTGGGCGTCGGTTTTCCTTCTTCCGGATGCTATTATGAGAGATATTGAGAAACTTTTAAGGGGTTTCTTATGGTGCCATGGAGAGATGAAGAGAGGCAAGTCCAAAGTTAAATGGAGTACAGTTTGTCTTCCAAAAGCTGAAGGTGGTTTGGGAATTCGAAGTTTAAAGATGTGGAATGTTGCTCTCATGACATCTCATATTTGGCGTCTTTTCTCCAACAAGAACTCTCTTTGGGTTAAATGGATTCATTCATACCGTTTAAAGAGTCATAGTTTTTGGGACGTTAAGATTGTAGCTACTGAGAGTTATGGGTGGAAAAAATTATTGCGTATTCGAAATGTAGTTCGGCCTTACTTGGTGCATGAAATTGAAAATGGCAGTAGCGCAAATGTATGGTCAGACTATTGGTGTGAACTTGGGCAGTTATCAGCGATCGTTCCCAGCAGAAGCATTTATCGTGCAGGCTTCAGTGCTAGGTTGGTGGTGTCTGATGTTATTCGGCATGGTGATTGGTGTTGGCCTCCATATTGGTAGCACTTGTTTCCATCTATATGGGTTGTCCAGGTCCCAAATTTAAACCAACTTGAAGATAAGCTCATGTGGAAAAATCCTCAAGGAGGGCTCAAAGAATTTTCTGTAAACGAGGTGTGGAATTCCATACGCCTCAAGCTGTGGAAGTTTCATGGTATCGATTGGTATGGTTCGGGCAATGCATTCCCCGACATACTTTCATTATGTGGCTCTTGATGGGGGAAAACCTGAAGACGCAAGATAAATTGAAGGTGTGGGAAATCCACGATAATACTAATTTGTTATGTGTGTTTTGTAGCTTACAACCAGATTCTCATGATCATTTATTTTTTGAGTGTTCTTTCACTGCTCAAGTTTGGTAAAAGGCTGCTCAAATGTGTCTGATTCCGTTGTCGAGCAACAAGTGGAAGGATATTAGAGATGAGCTGAGCAAGGTAAGGGGATGGAATGTCACTAGTGTGGTGTTCACAAAGCTTTTGGTCGCTGCTACGGTGTATTTCATTTGGCAGGAAAGAAATGCTAGGTTTTTTACAAAGACTCGCAGATCTGTGGAGCAAGTTTTTGAGGTTATTTTCGCTACTGTCCAGATGAAGCTTATGTCTATTAAATTCAGAGAGTTGGATCAAGTGAAGTTGTTGAAGAATAATTGGAAAATCCCTTAATTTGTTTTTATTGTCGGGTTGTAGGCTTAGGCCTTTGCTATAAGTCTAGCTGGTTTGTCTAGGGGCCTCAAGACTCACTTGAGGTGTATGAACGCAATTGTTCCATTcttgtattatttttaataatattcacCGGGGAAACTCTTTACCCAAAAAAAACATAAGTGACTATTATAATGGCTATGACTAAAACATAAAGTAGTTTGCATCaattcatgtttttttttttttttttttaatttaaacagGTATCCACTATGCAATACTATCAATAGAACATAAGTGTCTAGCTATAGTAATTCGTAACTGAATATATAGTAATTCAACATAACTAAACATGTTGTTTGGCAAATAACATTAGGCTTTAAATTCGTAAAGTTGTTGCATAAATTCATGTTTTTTGAAGTTACATGCATTATAAAGTTGTTGACTATGCCAAAGATTACATAAAATGAACTATTAAACCCACACATCTTAAGACCTTGGTTTCCTAAAGATTATTTCAAACCCATGTAAATTAACCAACATTTAGAAATATCAAACCTAAACTTATTTCTAAAGAATACCTATCAGCTCAGTAGATGAAAATTATGCAAAAGCATAAGTAATTCAAATAGTCAACTGCTGAATGGTTAGTTATGGGACACTTATTGAATGTATATCAAATGTTGTTTGGTTATACCTTGTATCTTTTTAGGTTATGTAGCATCAGTCCTCTTGCTAGTGTGTATCTGTTTTTTATTTTCTCCATTTCTGGGTCATCATATGTCTCAAGGTCCAGATCTAGCAGCGGCTAGTCTTTGAATTTTGACGTGTACCTGTTATGACTTGTTGAAAAACCAGTTTAAAATTTGAACATACCTATAATCTGACCAATATTGATTACCTAACAATTTATTATAGGAAGTTGAAAAGTAAATATTAACAGACCAGGAAAATTCAGGCACATACACAGTGACCAATGTGATTATAATACCTGCTTACTGCTACAAAATGAAAAATAAGATCAGAAACAGAAATAGCCTACCGAGTAACATATTCAAAAAATTTAAGATACACCACCCAAATAATATACAAACATGACATTACCTTTAATTATAGCTGCAGGACATTGTGACTGCGGTAATCCAGAAACCGATGAAGCAACATCTGTAAAATAGGATTTATCAAGCAGTAAGAATAGATAAATGAACATTAACCCCCCAATAATACTACACATAAACAATAGAATAACAAATACATACCCACATTATTAGAAGTTTTAGGCAACCACATATTTTCCTCATTACAAATGACTGACTGTTTAGAGGTAGAAGatgtagaaacccgtcctaatccatctggatgaaatccatattgattataaacgattcacaacagttgattacatcacgaggtacttgacctctatatgatacattttacaaatattgcattcgttttttaaaaagacaatctttcattacatcgaaagttgacaacatgcataccatttcgtaatatatcttactataatagacttaataataatctagatgaactcaatgactcgaatgcaacgtcttttgaaatatgtcatgaatgactccaagtaatatctctaagatgagcaaatgcacagcggaagatttctttcgtacctgagaataaacatgctttaaagtgtcaaccaaaaggttggtgagttcattaatttaacataaataatcatttcataattttaatagaccacaagatttcatacttccatttctcataatcatacgtcccatgcatagagataaaaatatcattcatatggattgaacacctggtaaccaacattcacaatatgtatataagaatatccccatcattccaggatcctccttcggacatgatataaatttcgaagtactaaagcatccggtactttggatggggcttgttgggcccgatagatctatctttagagttcgcgtcaattagggtgtctgttccctaattcttagattaccagactttataaaaagggcaatattcgattagataatccaaccatagaatgtagtttcgattacttatgtctatttcgtaaagcatttataaaagcagtgcatgtattctcagtcccaaaaatgtaaagagtaaaagggagtaaatgaaactcacctaatgtattttgcagtaaaaatacatagaacgacattgaacaggtatagggttggcctcggattcacgaacctatatcatttgtgtatttattaatattcatagttgtaattgagtacatatatatatatatatatatatatatatatatatatatatatatatatatatatatatatatatatatatatatatatatatatatatatatatacatatatacatacatatatatataaatgtattagttatatcatttttatgttaataatatatacatatatataggttttatatgtttgtatatatatatatataaatattaaatttttgttatattttatgtgttaaatatatatatttatgtatgtatttaatttgtttatcaaaatagtaATTCTATTATActaatttaatattagtaaaaaaataaataatgataataacattaataatatacatctgttaataataaccctattagtgaatataacaatgatattagtaatagtacctgtaacattattaatatactgtttatggtagttatgctattaatgatttaataatgctaataataataataataataataataataataataataataataataataataataataataataataataataataataataaaagttaccaaagtgttactagtactaatattaatgagaaaatgataacttgtattatattccataataataataataataaccctaatcataataatattaatacatatattagtaacaatatctatatttcataaatgatacaatttaacaataaccaacatattaatattacttatagcaataataatgataatgataata
This genomic stretch from Rutidosis leptorrhynchoides isolate AG116_Rl617_1_P2 chromosome 11, CSIRO_AGI_Rlap_v1, whole genome shotgun sequence harbors:
- the LOC139875275 gene encoding uncharacterized protein codes for the protein MGKSSAGKKKTVPPTIPRVLRNRKIGLESQINMTAEDLIKRPLADDHEHSHKGLHYSMKNDLHDLDENVSSHTEDESSFEVEMEPRVPENKIGKEDVLVKPIDDEDVVNDGPIATDPLQKPYLHAAAAGIKVNRKANFRFIPQTEVLEDGINVMIPLASVKEAEKRYSNTLYGYFLGKRLAFPIVNSYVLNVWKKYGLEKVMMNSKGFYFFKFDSNAGMLKVLENGPWMIRGIPIILNKWSTEIFLTKEDITRVPVWVKLYDVPLAGLMEEGLSRIASKVGRPMMLDSYTSTMCMESWGRPNYARAMIELSADKDMRESLTIATPCADGSKVVTDMVTIEYEWSPPRCGGCKVFGHKDIQCPKNIPVIDIQKAVQEDGFQRVTKKATKNGASKEPRTVFVMGKQKPIMIYRRVQKTNMQTNNDQTGNSKSTDIGEVEVNNQYDILGGLQDEKIETTRLYTHDESELNKTNQDNVQDVVGKNNSEGASTPGQKESHVPINRLNSICNAVFPRWNWASNNNVCNKGTRIILGWDPSIVQLMVINVTEQDTTAGSSKITIVMREFNECVEELHMEDVNYFGLHYTWNQRPREGTGVMKKIDRVMANEEFFNQYNDAFVIFQPYRISDHAPTVLKFDQRRVHNPKPFKISNYVLDNDQFKNIVSEGWSKEVMGHMMFRVVKRLRGLKSPIRKLMWSKGNIHTRVIELRNQLDEVQIQLDRFPQNLDIRNQERDMLMKFNEACLEEESFLKQKAKVEWLRAGDSNTSYFHRMVKGHTNRNHIHSVLNNNNMLVEGDKVPDIFVNHYKEFLGSSCNCYHIKNPEDLFHAKINQVKARNMIRPVTNLEVKDAIFGIGNDKSPGPDGYSAVFFKHAWGIIGDDVCTAVKYFFNNCQLLKELNHTIVALIPKVAQPSNGQAQMRFKIDIQKAYDTVNWRFLKDILHHFGFHKVMIKWIMACVTTMSFSISINGNLHGYFRGKRGLRQGDPLSPYLFTLVMEVLTLMLTRNISNSATFRFHPKCDQQKIVNLCFADDLFLFSYASTGSVKILADSLEEFKNCSGLVPSIAKSSGFFAHVSDQLKGHLMAIMDFEEGKLPIRYLGVPLVSSRLQYRDCKILVEKVQRRISDWKNKTLSFAGRMQLINSVLALMHIYWASVFLLPDAIMRDIEKLLRGFLWCHGEMKRGKSKVKWSTVCLPKAEGGLGIRSLKMWNVALMTSHIWRLFSNKNSLWVKWIHSYRLKSHSFWDVKIVATESYGWKKLLRIRNVVRPYLVHEIENGSSANVWSDYWCELGQLSAIVPSRSIYRAGFSARLVVSDVPNLNQLEDKLMWKNPQGGLKEFSVNEAAQMCLIPLSSNKWKDIRDELSKERNARFFTKTRRSVEQVFEVIFATVQMKLMSIKFRELDQVSTMQYYQ